A single genomic interval of Alistipes provencensis harbors:
- a CDS encoding fimbrillin family protein, translating into MRYRTIFRLPALALLLAGCGTDLTETACGPGDPGSGGDGIACRFSIDNDDEADAPPETRTAYGPLRDGGYPIYWRNGDRVEILCPQTTPQRAAVTVSVSGATESETDLSNTGMAWGSDERYNFYAFYPAAAVRANSGSIVLTAVPSVQTCNNGECNMQLAYMAACSEGVERGAEVPFAFRPLMTTVTIQTGFSEAVEVQKLVLSSDDPVAGAFTYDIATGVCTTDPGKTSKVLAVHLTTGAVPYIRLDAGSKILVTAFMLPQDIRGLTLSAVTTEGKTYEYTSTATLRAGHRYTFTVGDMPTQAQRIGGDYSDWMAGLPDNAYLSQLSIPGSHDACTIFGSHYEATSGKPSERYHFKWLQNVVFGYMNITKMIKAQELSLEEQLAAGVRMFDVRPSASGSSVQDLPIQHGIAPLGDPSLGGYTPGGTDRQELSPFMLSQVLDRFVRFLEAHPGETVLVHLKYENTSGTGKTGWDRSVVSLIRSHCEGRIADFHPRMTLADARGKILFIIREDYKSSNDGQYLGAYLNWTHDKVVFDTTLSGNDVGQAPIRVNDLYNIKNGSSDGKTKYAAIEECIDYTYNTTDVTRWCMNYVSCYDTAHCSVSGINIFGAVGDYDYCANLYNRYTADRLNRHDFRGNVGIVLMDFAGASHATMTYGQTWSNMEVYGDDLVRAVIGNNNKWSIRCNE; encoded by the coding sequence ATGAGATACAGAACTATTTTCCGGCTGCCGGCGCTTGCGCTCCTGCTGGCCGGGTGCGGAACCGACCTGACGGAGACGGCCTGTGGTCCCGGCGATCCCGGGAGCGGGGGTGACGGCATCGCCTGCCGTTTTTCGATCGACAACGACGATGAGGCGGACGCTCCGCCCGAGACCCGCACGGCCTACGGGCCCCTGCGCGACGGCGGCTATCCGATCTACTGGCGCAATGGCGACCGGGTGGAGATCCTCTGCCCCCAGACGACCCCGCAGCGTGCCGCGGTCACGGTCAGCGTCTCCGGAGCGACGGAGAGCGAGACGGACCTCAGCAATACGGGTATGGCGTGGGGCAGCGACGAACGTTACAATTTCTATGCGTTCTACCCGGCTGCGGCCGTCAGGGCCAACAGCGGGTCGATCGTCCTGACGGCCGTTCCCTCCGTGCAGACCTGCAACAACGGCGAATGCAACATGCAGTTGGCCTACATGGCCGCCTGCAGCGAGGGCGTGGAACGTGGCGCCGAGGTGCCTTTCGCATTCCGGCCCCTGATGACCACGGTCACGATCCAGACGGGCTTTTCCGAGGCCGTCGAGGTGCAGAAGCTCGTGCTGTCGAGCGACGACCCCGTGGCGGGAGCATTTACCTACGACATTGCGACGGGCGTCTGCACGACCGATCCGGGCAAAACCTCCAAGGTGCTGGCCGTGCACCTGACCACCGGAGCGGTCCCGTACATCCGCCTCGATGCGGGTTCGAAAATCCTCGTGACGGCTTTCATGCTGCCGCAGGATATCCGCGGGCTGACTCTTTCGGCCGTTACGACCGAGGGCAAGACCTACGAATATACCTCTACTGCGACCCTGCGGGCAGGCCACCGCTACACCTTCACGGTAGGCGACATGCCGACTCAGGCGCAGCGGATCGGCGGGGACTACTCCGACTGGATGGCCGGCCTACCCGATAACGCCTATCTTTCGCAGCTCTCCATTCCGGGGTCGCACGATGCCTGCACGATCTTCGGATCGCATTACGAAGCTACGAGCGGCAAACCGAGCGAACGCTACCATTTCAAATGGTTGCAGAACGTGGTGTTCGGCTACATGAACATCACCAAGATGATCAAGGCGCAGGAGCTCTCCCTCGAGGAGCAGCTTGCGGCCGGGGTGCGCATGTTCGACGTGCGTCCTTCGGCGTCGGGCTCCTCGGTTCAGGACCTCCCGATCCAACACGGCATCGCCCCGCTGGGCGACCCGTCGCTCGGCGGCTACACACCCGGCGGGACCGACCGGCAGGAACTCTCGCCCTTTATGCTTTCGCAGGTGCTCGACCGCTTCGTGCGGTTCCTCGAGGCGCATCCCGGCGAGACGGTGCTGGTGCACCTGAAATACGAAAATACCAGCGGCACCGGCAAGACGGGGTGGGACAGGAGCGTCGTGAGCCTGATCCGGTCGCACTGCGAGGGGCGCATCGCCGACTTCCATCCCCGCATGACGCTGGCCGACGCCCGGGGCAAGATCCTCTTCATCATCCGCGAGGACTATAAATCGTCCAACGACGGGCAGTATCTGGGCGCTTACCTGAACTGGACGCACGACAAGGTGGTTTTCGACACGACGCTCTCCGGTAACGATGTCGGGCAGGCCCCGATCCGGGTGAACGACCTCTACAACATCAAGAACGGCTCCTCGGACGGTAAGACCAAGTATGCGGCCATCGAGGAGTGTATCGACTACACCTACAACACGACGGATGTCACCCGGTGGTGCATGAATTATGTGAGCTGTTACGATACGGCCCACTGTTCGGTCTCGGGCATCAACATCTTCGGTGCCGTCGGCGACTACGACTACTGCGCCAACCTCTACAACCGCTATACGGCCGACCGGCTCAACCGGCACGATTTCCGCGGGAACGTCGGCATCGTGCTGATGGACTTCGCCGGGGCGTCGCACGCGACGATGACCTACGGGCAGACTTGGTCGAACATGGAGGTTTATGGCGACGATCTGGTCCGGGCCGTCATCGGCAACAACAACAAGTGGTCGATCCGCTGCAACGAGTGA
- a CDS encoding fimbrillin family protein, whose translation MKKLFAIALFAAVGMSACSKDSDVTSLEDTKKYVQVTIPEEMVSAQTRTAIDGNTTNWVEGDRVAVLLYDGSVTRTCLFTADKSGPTTTFSGDVPVGSYTMAAAYYPYDCNASFDAVNKTFKHTWGDAYCTSNLADYDFMYTNIWEDPFSVNETSTVLPVNFTFRPLMARLKITLGLGASETPKKIMLETDANVLPTAGTIDALGNFTASSVTNAITIPTGQKEFVIGLLPVSIHSTLTVRVMTTDGLTYSDKSLTLAGLKRNHHYTMSVPCNKKTVTITVPDAIDSKYGSDTWKDNGFYTVASQYDPDGLFDGWYFYRAEIKSDKNGDDKLKKNRIQLQVPAGTNSSNNGSFVTAPIQCDGQKTVKISFEVATNRALVNIKYRIGVTGNGPITEAWLRDRNNIISGNDNECRSGTQTHTFTVSNGQRIMIKIMSTAGSYHVEFADFTYTIE comes from the coding sequence ATGAAAAAATTATTCGCCATTGCCCTTTTTGCCGCAGTCGGCATGAGCGCATGCAGCAAGGACAGCGATGTGACCTCGCTCGAAGATACGAAGAAGTATGTGCAGGTCACCATTCCCGAGGAGATGGTCTCGGCGCAGACCCGTACAGCCATCGACGGCAACACCACCAACTGGGTGGAGGGCGACCGGGTCGCCGTGCTCCTCTACGACGGCTCCGTGACGCGGACCTGTCTCTTCACGGCCGACAAGTCGGGCCCGACCACCACGTTCTCGGGCGACGTGCCCGTCGGCTCCTACACGATGGCTGCGGCCTACTATCCCTACGACTGCAACGCCTCGTTCGATGCCGTGAACAAGACGTTCAAGCACACATGGGGCGACGCCTACTGCACGTCGAACCTCGCCGACTACGATTTCATGTACACGAACATCTGGGAGGATCCCTTCAGCGTCAACGAGACCTCGACCGTGCTGCCCGTCAACTTCACCTTCAGGCCGCTGATGGCCCGTCTGAAGATTACGCTCGGACTGGGTGCCAGCGAAACGCCCAAGAAGATCATGCTGGAGACCGACGCCAACGTCCTGCCGACGGCGGGTACGATCGACGCTCTGGGGAACTTCACGGCCTCGTCCGTCACCAATGCGATCACCATTCCCACCGGACAGAAGGAGTTCGTGATCGGCCTGCTCCCGGTCAGCATCCACTCGACCCTGACCGTCCGTGTCATGACCACCGACGGCCTGACCTATTCGGACAAGTCGCTGACTCTGGCCGGTCTGAAGCGCAACCACCACTACACGATGAGCGTTCCCTGCAACAAGAAGACCGTTACGATCACCGTTCCCGATGCCATCGACAGCAAGTACGGCTCGGATACTTGGAAAGACAACGGATTCTATACCGTGGCTTCGCAGTACGATCCCGACGGACTCTTCGACGGCTGGTATTTCTACCGCGCCGAGATCAAGAGCGACAAGAACGGCGACGACAAGCTCAAGAAGAACCGTATTCAGTTGCAGGTTCCGGCCGGTACCAACAGCAGTAACAACGGCTCCTTCGTGACGGCTCCGATCCAGTGCGACGGACAGAAGACCGTGAAGATATCGTTCGAGGTGGCTACCAACCGCGCGCTGGTGAACATCAAGTACCGGATCGGCGTGACGGGCAACGGTCCGATCACCGAGGCTTGGCTCCGCGACCGGAACAATATCATCAGCGGAAACGACAACGAGTGCCGCTCCGGTACGCAGACCCATACTTTTACGGTTTCGAACGGACAGCGGATCATGATCAAGATCATGAGTACGGCCGGTTCCTACCACGTCGAGTTCGCCGACTTCACCTATACGATCGAGTAA
- a CDS encoding OmpA family protein — translation MKHFCLFALLLFFGLAAQAQEKENRDAQGRIVRGPYETNRLFDNIFVGVAGGVNLYFGENDSEGKFGKRLAPALDIHAGKWFTPSIGARVGYAGLQAKGWTAANSLYAKGADGNLFKEKFGVMYLHADAMWNLSNALSGYREDRTWNFVPYAGVGWARSYGNDTHDNEIGFDVGLLNVVRLCKSLDLTIEARCLLVNQRFDGVSGGRLGEGMLSVTAGLAYKFNRRGFKRASDVQPIDITPYLNRIKGLEDNNSELASKNSVLNDENEKLRNAPAKVVVERKVSASPVVLFFKIGKATLDSKELTNLEFYVKNAIKADKDKTFTLIGSADKATGSRELNQRLSEQRMEYVYNLLKNKYGVAPDRLVKKAEGDTNNRFAEPELNRAVIVE, via the coding sequence ATGAAACACTTTTGCCTTTTTGCCCTCCTCCTGTTTTTCGGCCTCGCTGCGCAGGCGCAGGAGAAAGAAAACCGCGATGCGCAGGGCCGCATCGTGCGCGGCCCTTACGAAACCAACCGGCTGTTCGACAATATTTTTGTCGGCGTCGCCGGCGGTGTGAACCTCTATTTCGGTGAGAACGATTCGGAGGGTAAATTCGGCAAACGGCTGGCCCCGGCGCTGGACATCCACGCCGGAAAATGGTTCACTCCCTCGATCGGCGCCCGCGTCGGGTATGCCGGACTGCAGGCCAAAGGCTGGACCGCCGCCAATTCGCTCTATGCCAAGGGCGCCGACGGCAACCTGTTCAAGGAGAAATTCGGCGTGATGTACCTCCACGCCGACGCCATGTGGAACCTTTCGAACGCCCTGAGCGGCTACCGCGAGGACCGCACCTGGAATTTCGTGCCCTATGCCGGCGTCGGCTGGGCGCGCTCCTACGGCAATGACACCCACGACAACGAGATCGGCTTCGATGTCGGCCTGCTGAACGTCGTGCGGCTCTGCAAGTCGCTCGACCTGACGATCGAGGCCCGCTGCCTGCTCGTCAACCAGCGTTTCGACGGCGTGAGCGGCGGACGTCTCGGCGAGGGCATGCTCTCCGTCACGGCGGGTCTGGCCTACAAGTTCAACCGCCGCGGTTTCAAACGCGCTTCGGACGTACAGCCGATCGACATCACGCCCTATCTCAACCGGATCAAGGGACTCGAAGATAATAATTCCGAACTCGCTTCGAAAAACTCCGTGCTGAACGACGAGAACGAGAAACTGCGCAACGCGCCCGCCAAGGTCGTTGTCGAGCGGAAGGTCTCCGCATCGCCCGTGGTGCTGTTCTTCAAGATCGGCAAAGCGACGCTCGACAGCAAAGAGCTCACCAACCTCGAGTTCTATGTCAAGAACGCCATCAAGGCCGACAAGGACAAGACTTTCACGCTGATCGGCTCGGCCGACAAGGCTACGGGCAGCCGCGAGCTGAACCAGCGCCTCAGCGAGCAGCGGATGGAGTATGTCTACAACCTGCTGAAGAACAAATACGGCGTCGCTCCGGACCGCCTCGTCAAGAAGGCCGAGGGCGACACCAACAACCGCTTTGCGGAACCCGAGCTGAACCGCGCCGTGATCGTGGAATAA
- a CDS encoding tyrosine-type recombinase/integrase gives MSRARSSEQFDFVSCFSQHIFDYEKAGKKGSAANYRASFRLLLSYLNGLRLTPRQFTVRWVERYERWLRARGVTTNTVIFHLRNLRAVYNRAVRKRLIPASHANPFGQLSVRQTVTRKRALSRATLKRILSLDLSSYHPRYALARDIFLFSFFTRGMSFVDMCYLRTDNIRNGVLTYVRHKTGQTLLMSIEPQLQQLIDRYRNASPYILPILAKDDSYQNYRQQQRELNKFIRKIGVLLHLPEPLTFYVARHSWATLARDCGTPLTVISAGMGHTSERTTHIYLTQLDHNIIDRANRKIIDL, from the coding sequence ATGAGTCGTGCCCGTAGCAGCGAGCAATTCGACTTCGTGTCGTGTTTCTCGCAACACATTTTCGATTACGAAAAGGCAGGAAAAAAAGGGTCGGCAGCGAATTACCGGGCATCGTTCCGGTTGTTGCTGAGTTATCTGAACGGGCTGCGTCTGACGCCGAGGCAGTTTACCGTTCGGTGGGTCGAGCGCTACGAGCGCTGGCTCCGGGCCCGCGGTGTGACGACAAACACCGTGATTTTCCACCTGCGCAACCTCCGGGCGGTCTACAACCGGGCCGTCAGGAAACGGCTGATTCCCGCCTCCCACGCCAACCCTTTCGGCCAACTGTCCGTCAGGCAGACCGTGACCCGCAAACGGGCGCTGTCGCGTGCGACGCTCAAACGGATCCTCAGCCTCGACCTCTCGTCGTATCACCCCAGATATGCTCTTGCGCGTGATATATTCCTGTTCAGCTTCTTCACCCGCGGCATGTCGTTCGTGGATATGTGTTACCTGCGGACAGACAACATCCGCAACGGCGTGCTGACTTATGTGCGCCATAAGACGGGCCAGACGCTGCTGATGAGCATCGAGCCGCAGTTGCAGCAGCTCATCGACCGTTACCGCAATGCGTCGCCTTACATCCTTCCGATCCTGGCGAAAGACGACAGCTATCAGAATTACCGCCAGCAGCAGCGCGAGCTGAACAAATTCATTCGAAAGATCGGAGTCCTGTTACATCTCCCGGAACCGCTGACATTCTATGTCGCACGCCATTCATGGGCTACTCTGGCCCGTGACTGCGGCACGCCGCTCACGGTGATCAGCGCCGGGATGGGACATACGTCCGAGAGGACGACGCACATCTACCTCACGCAGCTCGATCACAATATCATCGACCGGGCGAATCGCAAAATCATCGATCTGTAG